One stretch of Cervus canadensis isolate Bull #8, Minnesota chromosome 5, ASM1932006v1, whole genome shotgun sequence DNA includes these proteins:
- the BMP10 gene encoding bone morphogenetic protein 10 has product MGSVVLQLCTLSCLLVHSVSGNPIMSLEQSPLEEDMPLFDDVFSEQDGVDFNTLLQSMKNEFLKTLNLSDIPTQDSAKVDPPEYMLELYNKFATDRTSMPSANIIRSFKNEDLFSQPASFNGLRKYPLLFNVSIPHHEDIIMAELRLYTLVQRDRLIYEGVDRKITIFEVLESKEDHEGERSMLVLVSGEIYGTNSEWETFDVTDAIRHWQKSGLSTHQLEVHIESKHETEDTLGRGHLEIDTSARNKHDPLLVVFSDDQSSEKERKEELDEMIAHEQFPEMDNLDLDGYSNGPGEEALLQMRSNIIYDSTARIRRNAKGNYCKRTPLYIDFKEIGWDSWIIAPPGYEAYECRGVCNYPLAEHLTPTKHAIIQALVHLKNSQKASKACCVPTKLEPISILYLDKGVVTYKFKYEGMAVSECGCR; this is encoded by the exons ATGGGTTCCGTGGTCCTGCAGCTGTGCACTCTCTCATGCCTGCTGGTTCACTCGGTTTCTGGCAACCCTATCATGAGTCTGGAGCAGTCGCCCCTGGAAGAAGACATGCCCCTCTTCGATGATGTCTTCTCAGAGCAAGATGGTGTAGACTTCAACACACTGCTACAGAGCATGAAGAATGAGTTTCTCAAGACATTGAACCTGTCTGACATCCCCACGCAGGACTCGGCCAAGGTTGACCCACCAGAGTACATGCTGGAGCTCTACAACAAATTCGCGACAGATCGCACCTCCATGCCGTCCGCCAACATCATCAGGAGTTTCAAGAACGAAG atcTGTTTTCCCAACCAGCCAGTTTTAACGGACTCCGAAAATACCCTCTCCTCTTCAATGTATCCATCCCTCACCATGAAGACATCATCATGGCTGAGCTCAGGTTGTACACCCTGGTGCAAAGAGACCGCCTGATATATGAAGGAGTGGACCGGAAAATCACCATTTTTGAAGTACTTGAGAGCAAAGAGGACCATGAAGGGGAAAGAAGCATGCTGGTATTGGTGTCAGGGGAGATCTACGGAACCAACAGTGAGTGGGAGACTTTTGATGTCACTGATGCCATCAGGCATTGGCAAAAGTCAGGCTTGTCCACCCACCAGCTGGAGGTCCACATTGAGAGCAAACACGAAACAGAGGACACACTTGGCAGGGGACACCTGGAAATAGACACCAGTGCCCGGAATAAGCACGATCCTTTGCTTGTCGTGTTTTCCGATGACCAAAGCAGTGAGAAGGAGCGGAAAGAGGAACTGGATGAAATGATCGCCCACGAGCAATTCCCAGAGATGGACAATCTGGATTTGGACGGTTATTCCAATGGACCTGGGGAAGAGGCTTTGCTGCAGATGAGGTCGAATATCATCTATGACTCCACCGCCCGCATCAGAAGGAATGCAAAAGGAAACTACTGCAAGAGGACCCCGCTCTACATCGACTTCAAGGAGATTGGCTGGGACTCTTGGATCATCGCTCCGCCTGGATATGAAGCCTATGAATGTCGCGGTGTTTGCAACTACCCCCTGGCAGAGCATCTCACCCCCACAAAGCATGCGATTATCCAGGCCTTGGTCCACCTCAAGAATTCCCAGAAGGCTTCCAAAGCCTGCTGTGTGCCCACCAAGCTCGAGCCCATCTCCATCCTCTATTTAGATAAGGGCGTCGTCACCTACAAGTTTAAATATGAGGGCATGGCTGTCTCTGAATGTGGCTGTAGATAG